One segment of Balaenoptera ricei isolate mBalRic1 chromosome 8, mBalRic1.hap2, whole genome shotgun sequence DNA contains the following:
- the LOC132369881 gene encoding uncharacterized protein C4orf3-like gives MEVGSAAEDGRDGPQERRGLGEAERPQQNHEVRPQSGADRLPKHSYWLDLWLFILLDVVLFFFVYFLP, from the coding sequence ATGGAGGTAGGCTCGGCAGCCGAAGATGGTCGGGATGGTCCCCAGGAGCGGCGAGGCTTGGGTGAAGCCGAGAGGCCGCAGCAAAACCACGAAGTGCGGCCTCAGTCTGGGGCAGACCGGTTACCAAAACATTCCTACTGGTTGGATCTGTGGCTCTTCATCCTCTTAGACGTGGTGTTGTTTTTCTTCGTGTATTTTTTGCCCTGA